A segment of the Calonectris borealis chromosome 10, bCalBor7.hap1.2, whole genome shotgun sequence genome:
AGAAAGCAGGTATCCCCTAGTGGGGATTTAAAGATGTTTAGACATAATTGGATTTTCCAAGCAGATGTCATTATTGTTAAACAGTTGCCCACTTGATATGTTCAAGTTGTTGGCTGTAATTGCTAAAATTAGCAGGTCTGCATAGAGCAAAGGTCAGTCGGTTAATATTGTGATTTAGTATTTTATGAAGTAATTCCAAAtgcttttatgtatgtttttgtttttgcagcCTAAGCCCACATTAAAGTAGTTGTGGGGCCTGCTAATAAAATAATGACTCAGCCTCTCCGCGCAGGCTGCTGGCCGGGCTCGGCGGCAGGGCTCGAGCCGCCTTTGCTCCCTGCTCTTCCCGGCGCCGTGGGCCAGCCGGGGCCACGCGCTTGGGTTTGGTGCTACAGTCAAACAGGAGGCTTCGAACTGCCCCCAGTGTGGCGTGTTCAAGCAGAGCTGGTGCTTGAAATGAGCCCATCATGTCTGGCGGTGACTGGAAGGATGAGGGGCTGGTTTCCATCAGCAGCTGAGCAAAAGGTTCTGCCGCTGGTACCTGTGGTCCTCGTAGGTGGATCGAATGCACATGCAAGTGCATGCAAGCGCCTTCAGCCGTGACCACACCTGAAAGGCACACCAGGCAAGGtcccaaaatacagctttttagaGGGAAGATGCATTTCTGGAAAAGGAACAGAGAGCTGGAACTGGGCGAGGCAAGGCTCCCGGGTTGTGCTGTGGCTGGACATCTGGTGCTGCCTcctccagagctgcagctgctaAATGGCAtgagaaaaagctttaaaaaactcCTTGAAGGTGTCAGTGTTTCGCTGGCAGTGTTAGTCTGATCCCATGTCCTGGGACAGGCAGCGGTTTTCTTCCAAGGCAAGGTTCGCTGGGGTTCATTTATCTTTCTCTGTAACAGAGACAGAGGGTTTCCATGGGTGGTTTGGGCACACCTGCCAGATTCCCTGCTATTGCAGGAATGCAGAACTTTGCTAACGCAGTCTGACCTGCTCTCTTACCACCAGACCTTTAtggttgccttttttctttttcccacccCCCAGATCTTTTGCTCGCAGAAAGTGCTGCGAGGTGTTTTGTGGCCTGCAGTGCGCAGGGAGATGTGGAAGAGGATCTGCAGGTCCTCCTGGTCTCAATACTTATTGGGTGAGCTGGGTCCCTTCCCAATCCGTGTTCCCGTATTCCTAACAGCAGGTTTTGGTACGtgcagctgccagagctgccccaggagctctctgctgctgcaagcGGCAATGGAAACGCTCTGACCCAGGGATGGGAAAACGAAGCACTTGCTCTTAGATGCTGCCTTAGATACTGATACAAGAGAGGGAATGGCTGACCAAAGGTAGGACAGGTCTAAGATGTGTGTAGATCTGCATATCTTGATCTCAGATCAAGAAATATTGATGTGCATACATAAAAACATCCCATTAGAGATGAGACTGAAGCAAAGTTTTAGCCCTAGCAAGCTGAAAAGGTTGAGGAGCTGGGAATTGAACTCTGGTCTAGATTTCAAAACATGTTATTTTGATCAAAGACCATTTCAGTTTCCGATCCAAAATGtgcagtttggttttttgttggtttggttttttttttttaccttggacTTCCTCCGAAGTAGCATAAGGTAAATTCAAGAAGCCATCTCACGTGAACATGGTGTCCATAGAGAGAGTATCAGTAGAAATATTTACTTGTATTTGCTCTGACCAAAATAATCTTTCTGTACCAAGCCCCTTAAATCTTTGCAGTCCTCAGAGTCCCAATGCCTGCAGGACTGCTGATGGCTCCCAAACTGTGGAGGAGCAGCAGACGCAGTTTGTCCCTGCACCAAGGTTTTCCCTGCTCCCATCACCGCTGGCCTCCCTCCGTGAAAGCAGCATGCACTTAGACTTCCACTTGCCTCCCAGTGCTGTGTCTTTTTCTTACTGGGAGAGGGTTTCACAGGGACTTAACAGCCCTTAACATAACAAATACACTTTTGGTCTGTTTTTCCTAGCTGGGCATGGCATCAGTTGCTAAGGAAGGTCATTTaagctacatttttcttttcaaaagtaaaagGTTTTGATTAAGGGGTGGCAATATTCTGGCTAATTTAACTTACTGCTTAATGTTCGGAGTCCTTTATTAGTATCACTACCTCGCAGTCTCCTTCAAAGCATGGGAGTctgttattcccattttacagcagaggaaacagATGCAAAGACCTGCCCAAACGCAGGCAGCAATTGCAATCTGGATTAGAGCGAAAATGTCCCTGAAAGTTAGTTCCAGTCTCCAGGGAAACATCAATGGGCAGGGCAAGCTGGGAAACTCAAGGGGATATAGCGTGGGACCAAAAATAAGAGGCGTGTAAGATTTTAAACGCCTAAGGTGATCTGGCCAAGCAAGAAACAAGGCTCAGCAGTTCATGTCAGCACAGGGGAGGGCGGAAACGTGGGGAGCGCGTTCCTTAGCTCAGTGGAGGACGAAAGCAGCATGCTGGCAGGCTGTGCAAGAAATGCATTGTGAACTGGCTCTTGCAGCTGTGAGCAAGACAATAAGGATGGTAAAGCACCATCTAAGTCCCCGCATCCAGCTTTGCACAAAGAGGGAGCTAAACTCAGCCCCCTGGAATCTGTTTGCTCATGGTTTGAATTTAGCTCTTTCTGTTTGAACAACTCCAAGCCAAAAGGGACTATAGGTTGTCCCAGTCCAAGAGCCAGATTCACCTTCTCCCTGCTCACTTTCAGCCCCCAAGCTACACAGTGCTTCCATCAGGGTCTCTGGTCGTAATTCGCAGGGCATTCTCAAGAAAGCCCCCATTTTCTTCTATAGTCTGAGGAAtgacattttcttccttcctttggtTTTTCCTATGCCAGTCCCTCTCCTCTAGGCTCTGCATGACCCACTGAGCCTCCCCCGCCTTCTTGCCTGTGTACAAGAACTTTTTTCAGTAAATATGCACCTTCTCGTACACCAAAGGTAGGATATTCTTCACTCAGCCTCAGGGTTGCGTATGAGGGTCACACAAGTCTTTATGCTGCCAGCTAGCAGGCTTCAAGATTGGCATTtcaaggagggggaagaggaccTATAGCTTGTCATAGAGCTCTCACCTGTCCATCAACCAGCATGTCTCCTCTTGCTATATTAATCAATTTGGTCTCTTTGGCAAACGGGCAAGATTGCTTTCACATGTATCTACTATACCTATTTACTGAACAAGCACTATTACTATCACCTTACGCAGGGTTAGTAGAGTCCCGCTCCTTAGTTTAGCATAACTCCATATCTTTACCTGTGAAGTATTTGTTCCCAACCATTGAGACGTCTGCATCGGTTGTGTCATGAACTCAGCATTTATTAATACTGCTTGTAGTAGATCCCATCCATTGAGCAATGAGAGCACGTCCCACAGCTTGCAGTTAATGCTTGTGCTGGGGAACGTTATAATTTCAGCTGGTCTCTCCCATTTATTGTCACAGACCTCAGCTGGCCGTCTTCTTCCACTTCTGTTCTCTTCTGCCCATTCTCGATGATTTTCCGCATGGTGATCCTCTTGCCATTGATCACTTCAGTAGTAGTTAACACTGATCTGACACTGCATGGCCCAGCTGAGTATTCAGCAAAGGAGGAGGTGGACTGCTCTCTGGGGCTCCATGGCATAAATGACTCCAAGTCAGAAAAGCTGGAGCTTCTTCCTCGTCCACTTCTCCTGTGCCAGTTTTCACCATCGTTTCTGATGTCGTCGAAGGGGTCCCAGAAAACATGTACAAAGGGATCCACCCCTCCAACGACTTCCCTAAAGATCTCCTCGAGGTCGTGGAATACGTAAGGGGAATCAAAGGAGCTGTTATGACCCCCCGTGGCACTTCTTCCTCTGTGGGATCTGCTCTGCTTAACAGACCTGTCATAGAGTGATCGTTTCTGAGGGTCGGACAAAACCTCGTATGCCTCAGCGActgctttgaatttcttttcGGCTTCCTCCTTGTTGCTGGGATTCTTATCAGGATGCCATTTTAGTGCCAGCTTGTGGTAGGATTTCTTAACATCATCCTGTGAGGCACTTTTTTTCAATCCAAGGACTTTGTAATAATCCACCATCTCGAAGGAAAGGTGGGGCTGTTTGGAAGATGCCCGGTACCTCTCTCCCACCGAGGGATGACCAGCATGCAGAGACTCCTAGACACCTAATGCTGCTGTGCTCCTGAGGGGTGGGTAGGTGCTCAGTTCATCCCTTGATCTGCTCTGTCTTTTTGTATCACGAGGCCACACAGTGCTTCTTGACCATATCTTTCTTTCTAAGCCTGTTGTTCACAAACCGTGAGATTGTGACCTCAGAGGGGGCTCAGCCAATCATTGCTCAGTTGACCTGACTCTGTTCTAGGGTGGAGTTGGTTGTCACTGGCCTTACGTTTTTAAACGTAGATCATACATGTGACGTTGTAGTTGCCCTATGTAGCTGTGATGTCACAGCTGTCATGTATGACTTTGTCAGATTATTTTTTGCCTGTACCTGCCCAAAGGTGGGATTCTCAGATACTCAGGTGGTTTTGTGTGCAGTCCAAGGAAGTGTGGTGTAGTGAGGTCATATTACCCCTATGGGGCATATTACCCTATAGCAGCAGCTATAGGAAAGCTGTTTTTTAGTTTGGCTACCCACAGTTTGGGAATAGTGTTGATAAattggagaaggctcagggaagaGCCATAAAATGTGATGAAGGGTTTGGAAAATATGCTCTGGAGTGACATACTCAGGGAAAGTGTCTTGGTATTAAGAGGAAGTTCAATGCCAGCTTCATCATAGTCTGTAAGAACCTGCATGGGAACAGAAATTCAATGGCACAGGGATCTTCAGGCTCCCGGACAAAGCAGTTGAAAGGTGGCATTAGCCAAACTTAAACTCAAAATACGTTGCACGTCCTTCATTATGAAGGTAACGAATCATTGGAACCTCCTCATGTGGCCATTTTTAAACCCAGAGTGGGCTCTTTTCCTAAAATCATGATTAGATGACCATCATGATCTCTTCTGAATTTATAGCCAAACCTAACATTTCCAGAAGATCTTAGCTCTCGTGTTGGTACCAAAATAACTGCCCAGAATGAAGCTCATTAACAACCTTAGCCTCTTTTCTACGTGCTTTTTTGGATATCTGTCCCAAGGTGTATGCGTGTGCAACATGGATGCCCCATGAACTCGACACAGACAACTTCAGCCTGAGGAGTTGAACTTTGATGATCCAGTCTGGGGTTACCCTGCATCTGTTTCTGTTCCCTGGATTTGCCATTCCTGTGGGAAATGCAGTATCCTCACAGGGAATCGTTGCATGAAGGAGGTCTCCAAGGAAGTGCCAGTAACGAGAACTCATCTGTCTGTAACACAGTGTCGTAAACACCTAACTAATGGCAGCATGTGTTGCAGATCACTGCCCTTGTTTCCATTATCCCACCCTTTGGGAAGGAGTCAAGAGCCGGCCAGACCAAAGAGCATATGTGCAGCGTATGAGCTGGCTGCTGTCCTAACATACATCGTACGCGTGGGGCCATGAAGCCAAGGGGCAGCCGTGTCAGCCTGTAGAAAGCAATGTGACAGAGGAAGGCAGAAAGGCGATTGAGCAGACGTGTGTTGGGGAAGGGCTTTGCTTTCCTGGTTTTCTCACTCGTCGGTGATGGGTCAGTAGCATGGAGGTACTTCTCATATTCTGGTGGTAAAAGTTGCCGTAAGGCAACACAGTGCTGGTCTGGAGGCTGGAGCTGAAAGAAGTGCAAAGCAATGCAGGAGCTCATGGGCTCATGGGCTCACCTCGTTGTGGAGATCTTGGGGTTTGCCTCCTTTTGCACAAAGGAGGTTTTCTTAACTACAGGATGGCTGTGCCACATGAATGATTTTTCTGGGTGCTGTTTGTACTGTAGCAATGGCAAAAGTTAATCTGGCCACAGCAGCAAGCTGCTGCTGCCCGTTTGAACTCGGAGGGCTCTTTGCATTCCCAAAGCATCCCAAAACATTCTTCCACACTGAGGGGAGAGCTAAGGCTTCGTGGCTTGCTCACACTGGTGCTTTGCTTGAAATCTTCACCAAGGGAACTCGTTTATGTGGGCTAGTGTTTTTTTATGGTTGTCCATCGGACTTGAGGGTGATCCAAGCTTACCACCCACAAGCCACTGAAAGGTGGCTCCTAAGCCACTACTAGCGTGGTCCATTTGCAGATGCTTGGCACAAATTTCAAGAGCAATTGCTGTTCCTACTGTCTGTTACCcagaaaggaaaatgggatgTCAGAGAAGCCTGTTGGAGGGTCCCAGACCAGTTATCTactgcagggagaggggctgtgcgCGGAAGGAAGGAGGTGACTCTGCCTTGTGCTGTCTCTTAGCAAAGCGTCTCCTCCCGTACTTGCTTTTGATGATGAGAACCCATCTCAGACTGGCTGGCGCACTGGATTATCTGTCTTGGATTTAGTGCGCCCTACCCATCTGAAAAGTAGGGAGTGTTTTTCTCCTGTCATCCCCGATTGGGGGACGCTCACTGCCTGTctgtctgctgcctgcagcaggcgtCAGAGATTAGCAGCCATTCAAGAGAGGCCACTGCTGTGAGCCAAAAGGGTTtgcaaggagaaaagaaggggTCGAGGAGAGGCAGGGGGAAAGGGAAGTGAGAGAGACATGCACACATCAAGTAACTAGACCCAAACTAGCCTGGcagccccatccctagaaaccaaggctttgaaatgagaaatgtttttcgTATCTTAAATCTCAAGTACAAACAATAAAAACCAGCCCAGACTGTGTTCTTTGAAGAGAAAGTACGAGTGACCTGAACAGTGGTTATCAGCAGCGTCATTAAGATAAACCCTTAACATGATTTAAAGCATCCGAAACTGAAGGCAGCACTTTCAGATACTAACAAAATGGTCTGACATTGGGGATGAAAATCAATAGTAATCTGATGTCACTAAAAATACTCAAAAGTGTCCCATGGCTGATGGAGGTGAGATTAGTGTAAATATTTGTATTCTAATCAGTGGCACGCGAGGGCTGGAGGCGGCCTTTCTGTCTATTTAATTAATGGAGTGGCTTTTTAAAAGGATCCTAATCATATGTGATTGTATCTGCTTATCAACATTTTTGCTAATTAGATGATATGGAGGCAGTCACTCTGCTAATTCCCTCATCCAAACAGCATATCCTGCACAGATAAAGTACAGTctctttttaataagaaacaaTCATGAGACAGACTAACCTTAATGGTGCTTATTATCCGAGGATCTTTGGGATTTTCTCTTCTACCcaccccctccttccttttccttcattcaCTGCTTCAGTATGCCAGACGGATGCAGTCCCCTGCTCCAGGCACCACCACGTCCAGCCTGCTCTTCCCTCCCAGCCAGGCATCGGGTCTGCAAGGGCAGGGGTTGTCAGCCAGGCCAGGATGGGAAGCAAAACACAAGGCACCAAGCAGCAAAATGCCCCAAGCTTTTGGTCACCCAGACCACAGGTGACCCCAAACTTGCAGCCCCAATCCCTGACCTTGCTCTTGGCACTCCAATGTGCCCTGGTCCAGAAAGGGGTGAGCATCTCTGAGTTGTGAAAActttcttctattattattattattattagattggatattaggaaaaatttcttcgctgaaagggttgtcaagcattggaacaggctgcccaggaggtaataccttggaggtatttaaaagacgtgtagacatggcccttaggaacatggtttagtggtggacttagcggtgctaggtttacagttggacttgatgatcttaaaggtcttttccaacctaaataattattgttgttgttgttgttgttattattatgttttcttctattttaaaaggGTCTGAGGGCAGAGGGGGTCTACACGAGTGGTTTCTCACCAGCCCCATTGATCCTGTGACAAGGCCGAGGTCCTTTTATCTAAACCAACATGAGTCATTTGTTTCAAGTCCTTTGACTATCCAAACAAACACGAATCGCGCTTCGCTCCACCAGTCAAACTGTCATCGGATGCCTCCCGCCAGGGCGGCCCTGTCggagggggtgctgggttcaCCACTCGAACCATGTTCCTGGGGAGCACGGCTGGCAATGGGTGCATTAGGCTGATCTCCTGCTGGGGGGGACCAGAGGGACCTGCCTGACTTTAGAAGAcgactgaaaaataaatagaaaatgtggCCCAAAGAATGTCTTGTCACCTCTCGAAATATAAGGGCCACGTCTTGATAAGGAGAACCTGTCCTAAATGG
Coding sequences within it:
- the DNAJB8 gene encoding dnaJ homolog subfamily B member 8, which translates into the protein MVDYYKVLGLKKSASQDDVKKSYHKLALKWHPDKNPSNKEEAEKKFKAVAEAYEVLSDPQKRSLYDRSVKQSRSHRGRSATGGHNSSFDSPYVFHDLEEIFREVVGGVDPFVHVFWDPFDDIRNDGENWHRRSGRGRSSSFSDLESFMPWSPREQSTSSFAEYSAGPCSVRSVLTTTEVINGKRITMRKIIENGQKRTEVEEDGQLRSVTINGRDQLKL